AGATTgctaatttgaataaaaaatgcaaattgcaaattgcaaatttgtaacaagaacagaaatttttatgttataaattctCAAAGAGAAGTATTTATGACACATTCCTTCATACGTTGTGACAATACCCTCCATCACagatagtaaattttttttagcttaTCAATGATATCTGCTCTAACTTTATTGCCTTATCTTACATCTGTAATTTATAATGCACATGTGTATTATTTCTCAACAAAATTGTTCTTTCTAAAGAACTTTATGCGCACATTTATTAGAACTTTGTACATGCCACATTTAATTTCTGGTTCTCAACCAGCATAAACATGGAGATCTTGTCTGATAGAATGTTGTTCTACTGAGTCTGTCCTAGTTTTTACAATCAATGGCATTTCAACATTATGCACTATTATTAGACTGTTAGGaacaaatgtatattattgttatatattatgctAATTAGAAAATGTTCTCAAATCTTTATAAGAACaagtataaagtatattagaaaaatgaattaataatagtattattagtAGACATTTGGTGATGTaataaattgtgttttttctgtttcagaACTTGATTCAATATTCATTGCGCGTATAATTATTGAAGATTATCAGCAATGGGTCGCCCTCTTCGTATCTATGCTCACAACAGTTTGAACATAAGAATAATCAATTAAGAAGTGTAACTTTGAGTTTACAAAGATGCGGGAGTGGTGTGGCACGGTCCCCTGGTATCCAGCAGGGATCTAAAAGATATTTGTGCTTAAAAAACTtatcttgatattaaaatataatgtcaaCTATGTAAAGTGACATTCTCTTACATGCACCATATATCATAGTGCTGAGGAATAATGGTTACTAAGCTCTTTTGAGCACTAAATAaagttctattttattataaatttaatacacaatTGTTAATACCTACATTTTCTATAGTGAAGAGTGTTGTTGAGAGTTTACAGTGCGttcaaattgtaataatagtcCATTTTGAGTGTACGTGCGATAATATCAAAGTACAACTGCCAAAATGTCGTTCTTATCGAATCTGAGGAAAGCATTCCACTTCGGTGGTAATGAtgcgaagaagaagaagttgTACAACAACATTAAAATGGACTGTAATCCAGAGGAGTTTTGGGAGATGGTGGGTGAATTGGGAGATGGTGCATTCGGTAAAGTCTACAAGGTAATATTGTTCAAAGAAATCCtgtaaaaaatactattgaGTTTTggtctattatatattacaaaacgATTGTCGCTATATATTTTAGGCGCAGCATAAGCAGTCCAACTATCTTGCCGCTGCAAAAATGTGTGCGTTGGAGGGAGAAGATGATCTTAGCGATTTTATGATCGAGATAGATATTTTGTCAGAATGCAAGCATCCCAATATTGTTGAATTACACGAAGCCTATTTCGTCGAAGGAAAATTATGggtatattactttattcttgcaaaagtatttttaattcagtTTATTGTTCTTCCGTCTGAAAGTTCtttcgtaataaattaaacaataatttctatgatgtaattaagtaattacttAAAACACTTTTACAGATGTTAATTGAGTATTGTGATGGTGGTGCTGTGGATTCCATAATGGTTGAATTGGAAAAGGCACTGACAGAAATGCAGATAGCGTACATATGTCAGCATATGACGAAAGGTCTTGCCTTCCTACACAAATCTAAAGTTATACACAGGGATTTGAAGGCGGGGAATGTCTTACTGACTATGGCAGGTGGTGTTAAATTAGGTAAGTATTTAAAACCAGGCTTGAATACTTTAATATATCTTGAGCATCgtatataataagttttttatttttaattgcagctGATTTTGGAGTATCTGcaaaaaacaagcatactctACAGAAGCATGATACGTTTATCGGTACTCCTTATTGGATGGCACCCGAAGTTGTTTTGTGTGAAACATTTAGAGACAATCCTTACGATTTTAAAGTAGGTActtgatatataaatgtatctcTTGGACTTTTTGCTCTAATGTCAAACTATAAATGTCAACTCGATTGTTTTAGGTGGATATCTGGTCTCTTGGTATAACTCTTATAGAGTTTGCACAAATGGAGCCACCGAATCATGAAATGTCACCGATGCGTGTGTTACTTAAAATACAGAAAAGTGATCCGCCGAAACTGGATCAGCCTGGGAAATGGAGTAAggaatttaatgattttattgctAAAGCACTTATAAAGGACCCGACCACACGACCCACAGCTGATGATTTGTTAAAACATCCGTTTATAAGCCGAAATTTAGATCCAAAGCCTGTCAGGGACTTATTACTTGAATATAAGGCAGATGTTGTCGAAGAGGAGCTAGTAGATGAGGAAGCAGAGGTaggttttatttttcttcttgtaTTCCACCTCTAATTCCTTATATACATGTTAATTATGCAGAATATATGCAAAAGAAGTAACATGATGAttataaatcgataaaactgaatataataatgatatgaatatttataataagaaaaatacatattgcgTACTATACAAGCACATATTCTTTGCATGATTCttgaattaaaatctaatCATGTGCTTTATACGAATTGCAAACATTCTAACATAGCGTGTTTCTCATATTAGTTTACTATAGTTGCATTAAAATTGCACACACGATTTGCATACTTGATTTGatatcagaattttaatttccttacgaagaaatttattctttcGCGAAGAAACGCGAAGGAGCGTTACGTCTGAATCCAATAGCATGGTAGATATCAATAGTCACACATAGAGTTTTTTGACCATGCAGAATTAACATGTATTACACATTGTTACATGCTTCCATTATTATAGAAGGccaaaaaaacgaaaaaacacAGAGAACAATATCAGCGAATTGGTAAGCTGCTTCTGGGTGAAGCATATATGTCTCATTTGCCCCTGTCCATTCGTAAAATGGCgagatataaattgttaagATGTTGTCGATCAACTGTTGAATTAATTAGAACCACTAGTTTTGACAGATGTTTACAAAGAATCaagaacaatttaattattaataagttatAAGTCCCTTGAATAAGATAAACGTGATTGTTCGTATTTATATGTGAATACGCATGGTATAATTGTCATTTGAATTTCACGATAATGCATGtgtttaaaactaaatattggTTTGTTATACCAATTCTGTTTTTCCTGTTCAGTCACAACAAGagaataaatgattataaatttctgtacGGTAGTATTTGTggtagaatattatatatatataaaatacgatGTGATTATGGATATGTTgtgataatgttattataactTTGGCTGTGCATGCGGTTCTCCTGGCCCTCGCCAGCCTCATTACCCCAATATATGTCAGGTTAGTAGCGTTAGTTAGCTTGCGCTGCTGTATTTTGTGCGTCAATGTGATTGATTAATCCTGattgataattaatctttcataatatataaatttcagataaatatatactattgTGCTATTGTGAGAAAAGATATTCTGTATTACATATagcatgaaaaaatattttcaagttttatcctttaattattctatttcaattgatctgtttattttttatataacaaataatgtcAATTGTGATTgcatttctataaattttggtatttagtttatatttttgtatttaattacatattacttaatattatatcatttatactATGTAATTGGGATTAAATGATTAAGAATTGAAAAGGGCTATTTGttcctttttatatttgtctgtaaataatgtatatattaatatttcaggaGCAACGCACATCTCAGCTTCCTCTGGAGCTGGATCAAATCACAGATGACTCCGCTCCTACGCGTCCTGATGCCGATGTTAAGAGTGAGTATTATAATCATACTTAATGTATATATGACATTGTAAGATGTACTGATTCCTTCATTTTTTAGTTaccgaaaaagaaaatcttgtGACATTACCTCCGTCCGTAAAGAAAGAGGAAAGTCACAAACGTGAAATTAATCGGGATGGTGAGAaagaggataaaaataagagattACGTAAGGCTGAATCTAAGGAGAATATTCAGCCTTCTGCGGAAAAGAAGCAGGTATTTGATATAATTCAAtagtttatcaattaataGCTTATCATCATGTTGGTTCTGCGTGTAGagaataatatctatttttatactatatagagagcaatatatgtttttgtactatatattttttttcaaccgGATATCCTGAATTAGAACTGAGAATCattgttatatatgtattttaacgTATTATTTGCGCAGGCACCTAAACCACCGAGCGAGACAAGTGAGCGTAGATTATCTCGAGATAAAGGGCCAGCGCCCCCGCCACCGCCCATGCGTCAAGATAGCgaggagaaaaagaagaaagaagaagaaaaagagaatatgACGAATTCAACGGATAAACAGAGATTTGTGGAGGACAAAccacaaattaataaactttctCAAAATGAAAAAACGGCGAATCAGCaggtaacaaatattaaagagCAGAAAAACTTAGAGATCGAAAATCAGGTGCGAAATGAATTGGACAGTTCTGAAAACATAAAGAGAACAGAAAGTGAAGACAAcgctaaattatttgataatataaaaagattcgAGAGTCAGCAAAAGTTAATAAACAAATCAAATCCCGCTGCGAAGAAGCAATTGGGAGTAAATGAGAAGCGCAAATCGGCACCCGTGAAGCCAGAGATGATTGAAGATTTGTCGAAGATAATATACAAGCAGTCATCTTTAGAGAATAAGGATGGGTacgtatttcttatttatctttttattaataagtgcTTAAACTTGACCATTAAATTGGAAATATGCCCAAaagattttatcaaaaaataatattttaatttagaacgAGAAATAAACTGTTATCCGTTGACGACGTAACAAATTACGAATTGCAATCTCGAGATAAGGAAGATTACAGAAGTTTGGAGGAGAAGCGGAAATCCGTCGGAGAGAAATTGAATGCCGTATTGGAGAAACGATTGTCCATGGATTCTGCGAAGAAAATAAGCGATGGTTCGATGGAAACGCTCAAACACATATCCCTCGCGTCGACGTATCTGTCGGAGAAGAGTAATGTTAAAGCTAGTTCGACGGAAGATATTAAGACGCAGTCGGGTGTAACAAAGACTGAGAGTCCCGCTAAGAGTCGCAGTGTGGGATCATCCAGGAACGATTCCCTGGAAAGCTTCTCGGATGAGTTACATGTTAAAGCAGATAGCGCCAAAATGGAGGACATAATGAGCGACGACAAGAACTTGGAAAAGCAGGATTCGGGAATTAATGTATCGGTGATTACATCAACGCCGATCAGAAGTAGGAACAGTTCGAGAAGAAGCAGCGGGGATAACATAGTCGTTATTACTGGTAAAAAGTTTGATATTCTATTATTAGGTTGGTGTAAAAGGTTTTTAAATCAGacatataaaatcttgttttcaaattaagaaaaagtattgaaGTCAATagtgattattttaatttataataatttatttaaaatcctgtttaatcttttctttaatcttacttTGATGAATACGACGAACCTTTTGCGCGAATCTAATCTCAAATGCACATATTTGTTCccgtatttttttacatcacgCATCACATTACAGGAAAAGCTCAACCGGAACAAGAAGTACGCTTAAACACATCGACCGTTCGTATTACTGCCGACTCGCCGGACATGTCAAACAGTCTGGCGAGTAACATTAGTCAGGTGACCGTTGTGACGACGCATCCGCCTGTGCTGGTGGACGCGCCCCCAGCATCAGCTACAATGATGACGGCGCCCTTCCCACGTCGTACTTCACCGACGTCGGAAGTCGTTATCGTCGCCAATGAGATGAACAAGACTCAAGTGAATGACAATTCTATTGACGACGATACGTTTCCTAGTCTGGATAGTCTGGAGTACACGCCGCAGGAACAGCCTATTGTACTCACCGAAGTGTCCAAGAGGATCGGCAAGAAATTGGACGAGTCGGAAGTGGTTATAGTAAGTCCGATCGTGGACGAGCTGCAGGACACCAGTCATGTCTCAGTGGTCACGGTCGGAGATGACAAGGAGCAGGTGAAGGACTCGTCGATATCCAAGAAGCACAACGTTATACGTACCGGCTCGTCTCACAGCGATCTGAGCTCGAACGAGAGATCGAGTCTGAGAAGTGACAGCGGGGACGAGAGCGGTAAAGTAATAGTCGCCAGCACGACCATCGAGTCTTCAGATATGGACGATTACGAGAGGGAAGGACGAAATGCAAAGAAGATGAACGGGTTGATCAAGAATGAGTTGCCGCATCACGTCGACGATAAAATTGTGAAGACGGTCAAGCCGAAAGAAGTGAATGTTAAAGGCTTTGGGAAGGAGAAGCGGGTTTCCCCGGATAGCTTCGAGGGCTCCAGGTCCCAGAGCGATTCCAGTTCCATAAGATCGCACACGCCAAGCAAGAGTATCGATCGCTCCGACGCCGAATCCATCTCGACCACGATCAGCCAGGACAGCAGAGAATCAAACAAAGAGAATCGTCTGAACCAAACCCAGCATGCGGAAGTTGATGAGGAGGTCGTGTTGCGCCGGAAACCGGATTACAATCGTGAGGTATCCCGGCCGACCAGGACAAAGGAGGACATACAAATGATGAATCTGAAAAAGAAGACGAGGAAACGCACGAGAAAATTCGAGATTGACGGCGTTGTGATGACGACAACGACTTCGAAGGTGATATACGGCGACGATGAGAACGGCAAGGTGTACGACGATCAGATATTCCGGAAGCAGGAGCTGCGGGAGTTGAAGATGCTGCAGAAGATGGAGCAGAAGCAATTCCAGGATCTGGCGCAGAAGGCTCAGTTCAACAAGGATCAGCAGGAGAAGCGATTCGAGCAGGAACGGCAACTCTACGAACGCAATGCTGAGGCGGAGCTGGAAGCGCTCGCCAGACACCAGAGACAGCAGATTGAGCGCGCCGAGGCGCAGCAGGAGGTCGACCTGCGACTGGCGTCCAAGAAGATCCGCAGTGAGCAGGAGAGGGAACTCAAGCTATTCCGGGAGGGCCTGAAACAAGAATTGAGGTTGCTCAAACAGGAGATAGATTTGATGCCAAAG
This window of the Linepithema humile isolate Giens D197 chromosome 1, Lhum_UNIL_v1.0, whole genome shotgun sequence genome carries:
- the Slik gene encoding STE20-like serine/threonine-protein kinase isoform X2 codes for the protein MSFLSNLRKAFHFGGNDAKKKKLYNNIKMDCNPEEFWEMVGELGDGAFGKVYKAQHKQSNYLAAAKMCALEGEDDLSDFMIEIDILSECKHPNIVELHEAYFVEGKLWMLIEYCDGGAVDSIMVELEKALTEMQIAYICQHMTKGLAFLHKSKVIHRDLKAGNVLLTMAGGVKLADFGVSAKNKHTLQKHDTFIGTPYWMAPEVVLCETFRDNPYDFKVDIWSLGITLIEFAQMEPPNHEMSPMRVLLKIQKSDPPKLDQPGKWSKEFNDFIAKALIKDPTTRPTADDLLKHPFISRNLDPKPVRDLLLEYKADVVEEELVDEEAEKAKKTKKHREQYQRIGCACGSPGPRQPHYPNICQEQRTSQLPLELDQITDDSAPTRPDADVKKNLVTLPPSVKKEESHKREINRDGEKEDKNKRLRKAESKENIQPSAEKKQAPKPPSETSERRLSRDKGPAPPPPPMRQDSEEKKKKEEEKENMTNSTDKQRFVEDKPQINKLSQNEKTANQQVTNIKEQKNLEIENQVRNELDSSENIKRTESEDNAKLFDNIKRFESQQKLINKSNPAAKKQLGVNEKRKSAPVKPEMIEDLSKIIYKQSSLENKDGTRNKLLSVDDVTNYELQSRDKEDYRSLEEKRKSVGEKLNAVLEKRLSMDSAKKISDGSMETLKHISLASTYLSEKSNVKASSTEDIKTQSGVTKTESPAKSRSVGSSRNDSLESFSDELHVKADSAKMEDIMSDDKNLEKQDSGINVSVITSTPIRSRNSSRRSSGDNIVVITGKAQPEQEVRLNTSTVRITADSPDMSNSLASNISQVTVVTTHPPVLVDAPPASATMMTAPFPRRTSPTSEVVIVANEMNKTQVNDNSIDDDTFPSLDSLEYTPQEQPIVLTEVSKRIGKKLDESEVVIVSPIVDELQDTSHVSVVTVGDDKEQVKDSSISKKHNVIRTGSSHSDLSSNERSSLRSDSGDESGKVIVASTTIESSDMDDYEREGRNAKKMNGLIKNELPHHVDDKIVKTVKPKEVNVKGFGKEKRVSPDSFEGSRSQSDSSSIRSHTPSKSIDRSDAESISTTISQDSRESNKENRLNQTQHAEVDEEVVLRRKPDYNREVSRPTRTKEDIQMMNLKKKTRKRTRKFEIDGVVMTTTTSKVIYGDDENGKVYDDQIFRKQELRELKMLQKMEQKQFQDLAQKAQFNKDQQEKRFEQERQLYERNAEAELEALARHQRQQIERAEAQQEVDLRLASKKIRSEQERELKLFREGLKQELRLLKQEIDLMPKDKRKSAFKIRKEKLEAEHEEREKLFLEKLNESHEISLRRLSDGHREKIALMERQFLQQKQQLMRARESHIWEQEERQIHERQQLLKKQLKDIFFLQRHQMLIRHEKELEQMKRMNQRKEEELIKRQTVERRNLPKRIRNEMKAREMMFRESMRISMSSVLAPDPDAEREKLKKFQENEKKRYRAEQQRFELKHSRQLEEVRAQSDATIKELEQLQNEKRKMLMEHETLKLKEQEEAYGKEIREWKAQLKPRKQKIEADLAADMEALEKRYQDYLPSSGLSGLSFPLFDYTKNAIFDTWRGSSRLPRSTPTSPSFTIPRVSLKICNSDSGTFVSNGMLSRSYSKPDLMPPSRRY
- the Slik gene encoding STE20-like serine/threonine-protein kinase isoform X4 codes for the protein MSFLSNLRKAFHFGGNDAKKKKLYNNIKMDCNPEEFWEMVGELGDGAFGKVYKAQHKQSNYLAAAKMCALEGEDDLSDFMIEIDILSECKHPNIVELHEAYFVEGKLWMLIEYCDGGAVDSIMVELEKALTEMQIAYICQHMTKGLAFLHKSKVIHRDLKAGNVLLTMAGGVKLADFGVSAKNKHTLQKHDTFIGTPYWMAPEVVLCETFRDNPYDFKVDIWSLGITLIEFAQMEPPNHEMSPMRVLLKIQKSDPPKLDQPGKWSKEFNDFIAKALIKDPTTRPTADDLLKHPFISRNLDPKPVRDLLLEYKADVVEEELVDEEAEEQRTSQLPLELDQITDDSAPTRPDADVKKNLVTLPPSVKKEESHKREINRDGEKEDKNKRLRKAESKENIQPSAEKKQAPKPPSETSERRLSRDKGPAPPPPPMRQDSEEKKKKEEEKENMTNSTDKQRFVEDKPQINKLSQNEKTANQQVTNIKEQKNLEIENQVRNELDSSENIKRTESEDNAKLFDNIKRFESQQKLINKSNPAAKKQLGVNEKRKSAPVKPEMIEDLSKIIYKQSSLENKDGTRNKLLSVDDVTNYELQSRDKEDYRSLEEKRKSVGEKLNAVLEKRLSMDSAKKISDGSMETLKHISLASTYLSEKSNVKASSTEDIKTQSGVTKTESPAKSRSVGSSRNDSLESFSDELHVKADSAKMEDIMSDDKNLEKQDSGINVSVITSTPIRSRNSSRRSSGDNIVVITGKAQPEQEVRLNTSTVRITADSPDMSNSLASNISQVTVVTTHPPVLVDAPPASATMMTAPFPRRTSPTSEVVIVANEMNKTQVNDNSIDDDTFPSLDSLEYTPQEQPIVLTEVSKRIGKKLDESEVVIVSPIVDELQDTSHVSVVTVGDDKEQVKDSSISKKHNVIRTGSSHSDLSSNERSSLRSDSGDESGKVIVASTTIESSDMDDYEREGRNAKKMNGLIKNELPHHVDDKIVKTVKPKEVNVKGFGKEKRVSPDSFEGSRSQSDSSSIRSHTPSKSIDRSDAESISTTISQDSRESNKENRLNQTQHAEVDEEVVLRRKPDYNREVSRPTRTKEDIQMMNLKKKTRKRTRKFEIDGVVMTTTTSKVIYGDDENGKVYDDQIFRKQELRELKMLQKMEQKQFQDLAQKAQFNKDQQEKRFEQERQLYERNAEAELEALARHQRQQIERAEAQQEVDLRLASKKIRSEQERELKLFREGLKQELRLLKQEIDLMPKDKRKSAFKIRKEKLEAEHEEREKLFLEKLNESHEISLRRLSDGHREKIALMERQFLQQKQQLMRARESHIWEQEERQIHERQQLLKKQLKDIFFLQRHQMLIRHEKELEQMKRMNQRKEEELIKRQTVERRNLPKRIRNEMKAREMMFRESMRISMSSVLAPDPDAEREKLKKFQENEKKRYRAEQQRFELKHSRQLEEVRAQSDATIKELEQLQNEKRKMLMEHETLKLKEQEEAYGKEIREWKAQLKPRKQKIEADLAADMEALEKRYQDYLPSSGLSGLSFPLFDYTKNAIFDTWRGSSRLPRSTPTSPSFTIPRVSLKICNSDSGTFVSNGMLSRSYSKPDLMPPSRRY
- the Slik gene encoding STE20-like serine/threonine-protein kinase isoform X5, whose amino-acid sequence is MSFLSNLRKAFHFGGNDAKKKKLYNNIKMDCNPEEFWEMVGELGDGAFGKVYKAQHKQSNYLAAAKMCALEGEDDLSDFMIEIDILSECKHPNIVELHEAYFVEGKLWMLIEYCDGGAVDSIMVELEKALTEMQIAYICQHMTKGLAFLHKSKVIHRDLKAGNVLLTMAGGVKLADFGVSAKNKHTLQKHDTFIGTPYWMAPEVVLCETFRDNPYDFKVDIWSLGITLIEFAQMEPPNHEMSPMRVLLKIQKSDPPKLDQPGKWSKEFNDFIAKALIKDPTTRPTADDLLKHPFISRNLDPKPVRDLLLEYKADVVEEELVDEEAEKAKKTKKHREQYQRIGCACGSPGPRQPHYPNICQEQRTSQLPLELDQITDDSAPTRPDADVKITEKENLVTLPPSVKKEESHKREINRDGEKEDKNKRLRKAESKENIQPSAEKKQAPKPPSETSERRLSRDKGPAPPPPPMRQDSEEKKKKEEEKENMTNSTDKQRFVEDKPQINKLSQNEKTANQQVTNIKEQKNLEIENQVRNELDSSENIKRTESEDNAKLFDNIKRFESQQKLINKSNPAAKKQLGVNEKRKSAPVKPEMIEDLSKIIYKQSSLENKDGTRNKLLSVDDVTNYELQSRDKEDYRSLEEKRKSVGEKLNAVLEKRLSMDSAKKISDGSMETLKHISLASTYLSEKSNVKASSTEDIKTQSGVTKTESPAKSRSVGSSRNDSLESFSDELHVKADSAKMEDIMSDDKNLEKQDSGINVSVITSTPIRSRNSSRRSSGDNIVVITGKAQPEQEVRLNTSTVRITADSPDMSNSLASNISQVTVVTTHPPVLVDAPPASATMMTAPFPRRTSPTSEVVIVANEMNKTQVNDNSIDDDTFPSLDSLEYTPQEQPIVLTEVSKRIGKKLDESEVVIVSPIVDELQDTSHVSVVTVGDDKEQVKDSSISKKHNVIRTGSSHSDLSSNERSSLRSDSGDESGKVIVASTTIESSDMDDYEREGRNAKKMNGLIKNELPHHVDDKIVKTVKPKEVNVKGFGKEKRVSPDSFEGSRSQSDSSSIRSHTPSKSIDRSDAESISTTISQDSRESNKENRLNQTQHAEVDEEVVLRRKPDYNREVSRPTRTKEDIQMMNLKKKTRKRTRKFEIDGVVMTTTTSKVIYGDDENGKVYDDQIFRKQELRELKMLQKMEQKQFQDLAQKAQFNKDQQEKRFEQERQLYERNAEAELEALARHQRQQIERAEAQQEVDLRLASKKIRSEQERELKLFREGLKQELRLLKQEIDLMPKDKRKSAFKIRKEKLEAEHEEREKLFLEKLNESHEISLRRLSDGHREKIALMERQFLQQKQQLMRARESHIWEQEERQIHERQQLLKKQLKDIFFLQRHQMLIRHEKELEQMKRMNQRKEEELIKRQTVERRNLPKRIRNEMKAREMMFRESMRISMSSVLAPDPDAEREKLKKFQENEKKRYRAEQQRFELKHSRQLEEVRAQSDATIKELEQLQNEKRKMLMEHETLKLKEQEEAYGKEIREWKAQLKPRKQKLEEQFALQLEEQEAIYGPSAIPLCLPADLLDLAHHTTESTRSSLSSVSEG
- the Slik gene encoding STE20-like serine/threonine-protein kinase isoform X1: MSFLSNLRKAFHFGGNDAKKKKLYNNIKMDCNPEEFWEMVGELGDGAFGKVYKAQHKQSNYLAAAKMCALEGEDDLSDFMIEIDILSECKHPNIVELHEAYFVEGKLWMLIEYCDGGAVDSIMVELEKALTEMQIAYICQHMTKGLAFLHKSKVIHRDLKAGNVLLTMAGGVKLADFGVSAKNKHTLQKHDTFIGTPYWMAPEVVLCETFRDNPYDFKVDIWSLGITLIEFAQMEPPNHEMSPMRVLLKIQKSDPPKLDQPGKWSKEFNDFIAKALIKDPTTRPTADDLLKHPFISRNLDPKPVRDLLLEYKADVVEEELVDEEAEKAKKTKKHREQYQRIGCACGSPGPRQPHYPNICQEQRTSQLPLELDQITDDSAPTRPDADVKITEKENLVTLPPSVKKEESHKREINRDGEKEDKNKRLRKAESKENIQPSAEKKQAPKPPSETSERRLSRDKGPAPPPPPMRQDSEEKKKKEEEKENMTNSTDKQRFVEDKPQINKLSQNEKTANQQVTNIKEQKNLEIENQVRNELDSSENIKRTESEDNAKLFDNIKRFESQQKLINKSNPAAKKQLGVNEKRKSAPVKPEMIEDLSKIIYKQSSLENKDGTRNKLLSVDDVTNYELQSRDKEDYRSLEEKRKSVGEKLNAVLEKRLSMDSAKKISDGSMETLKHISLASTYLSEKSNVKASSTEDIKTQSGVTKTESPAKSRSVGSSRNDSLESFSDELHVKADSAKMEDIMSDDKNLEKQDSGINVSVITSTPIRSRNSSRRSSGDNIVVITGKAQPEQEVRLNTSTVRITADSPDMSNSLASNISQVTVVTTHPPVLVDAPPASATMMTAPFPRRTSPTSEVVIVANEMNKTQVNDNSIDDDTFPSLDSLEYTPQEQPIVLTEVSKRIGKKLDESEVVIVSPIVDELQDTSHVSVVTVGDDKEQVKDSSISKKHNVIRTGSSHSDLSSNERSSLRSDSGDESGKVIVASTTIESSDMDDYEREGRNAKKMNGLIKNELPHHVDDKIVKTVKPKEVNVKGFGKEKRVSPDSFEGSRSQSDSSSIRSHTPSKSIDRSDAESISTTISQDSRESNKENRLNQTQHAEVDEEVVLRRKPDYNREVSRPTRTKEDIQMMNLKKKTRKRTRKFEIDGVVMTTTTSKVIYGDDENGKVYDDQIFRKQELRELKMLQKMEQKQFQDLAQKAQFNKDQQEKRFEQERQLYERNAEAELEALARHQRQQIERAEAQQEVDLRLASKKIRSEQERELKLFREGLKQELRLLKQEIDLMPKDKRKSAFKIRKEKLEAEHEEREKLFLEKLNESHEISLRRLSDGHREKIALMERQFLQQKQQLMRARESHIWEQEERQIHERQQLLKKQLKDIFFLQRHQMLIRHEKELEQMKRMNQRKEEELIKRQTVERRNLPKRIRNEMKAREMMFRESMRISMSSVLAPDPDAEREKLKKFQENEKKRYRAEQQRFELKHSRQLEEVRAQSDATIKELEQLQNEKRKMLMEHETLKLKEQEEAYGKEIREWKAQLKPRKQKIEADLAADMEALEKRYQDYLPSSGLSGLSFPLFDYTKNAIFDTWRGSSRLPRSTPTSPSFTIPRVSLKICNSDSGTFVSNGMLSRSYSKPDLMPPSRRY